One stretch of Burkholderia pyrrocinia DNA includes these proteins:
- a CDS encoding Mu transposase C-terminal domain-containing protein produces MQKFLLKRGVEFREGEYVWRVQTALPDGRIELSSDYSSPIRLHETEIWARHGNGTWSVSIESLRETAASPIVVARRDVTTFKEEDLVVMRARLVYLRAVEEAKCSRVHEVETVIKRVACEVGASIPPTYRSFCRWRKRYQPSRDVMDVVPRHENKGRREILDGQLLTLVEDVIETHYLNGQKLNVARLYDQVEDAIDAHNERDLENPLPTISRATLYRHVGKLNSYLVTVAREGRTEALKQYRPVFRRLKTKRLNERWEIDHTPVNLLCVCERTRMVIVRPVLTLIIDAHTRMVMGFHIGARSPGQEEVGWAMQMAMLSKRDLLNRLGLGHLEWLARGVAEMIFGDNAWEFHGGATRAGCDELGISLAYCPSRAPWFKGRVERFMRTIAEQLFHLIPGTTWSNTKDRGEYPSEKLACVTLEQLTVFVVRWIVECYQHAPHRGLKGRTPFQAWQESARLAPIYMPADPDQLSVAFSDTIMRPITNSGVTFDHLSYNSSALQLLRHSISDDEKVKVRYFNEQTSFVYVYDPRQKEYLRVDCTDPDYTKDLTRWMHNEVTGAMRDSSIDINPVSLRKARIRLADDIAKAELDQKLKKRKWVAQIKGKSSKDLLLGAAGGNAVDDSAQSDQVDPMVVRFDSVPEFYVTKRTER; encoded by the coding sequence ATGCAAAAATTTTTGCTTAAGCGTGGCGTCGAGTTCCGTGAGGGCGAGTATGTCTGGCGCGTTCAGACTGCGCTGCCCGATGGTCGAATCGAGCTCAGCTCCGACTACAGCTCGCCAATACGCCTGCACGAAACTGAAATATGGGCACGCCACGGTAATGGGACATGGTCCGTCAGTATCGAATCGCTACGTGAGACGGCTGCGTCACCGATTGTTGTTGCTCGACGTGATGTCACCACCTTCAAAGAAGAAGATCTTGTCGTGATGCGTGCGCGACTCGTCTACCTAAGAGCCGTCGAGGAGGCGAAGTGCTCGCGCGTCCACGAAGTCGAGACCGTCATCAAACGGGTGGCGTGTGAGGTTGGCGCATCGATACCGCCAACCTATCGATCCTTCTGTCGGTGGAGAAAACGCTACCAGCCGTCACGTGATGTCATGGACGTGGTGCCGCGCCATGAAAACAAGGGACGACGCGAAATCCTCGATGGTCAACTGCTCACGCTGGTGGAAGATGTCATCGAAACGCACTATCTCAATGGCCAGAAACTCAACGTGGCGAGATTGTACGATCAAGTAGAGGATGCCATTGACGCTCATAACGAACGTGACCTGGAAAATCCGTTACCAACGATTAGTAGAGCGACGCTTTATCGTCATGTCGGAAAACTGAACAGCTATCTCGTCACCGTGGCCCGGGAGGGCCGCACCGAAGCACTGAAGCAGTATCGACCGGTGTTCCGTCGGCTCAAGACAAAACGACTCAACGAGCGGTGGGAGATTGACCACACGCCGGTGAACTTGCTGTGCGTCTGTGAGCGCACCCGTATGGTCATCGTCCGTCCCGTACTGACGCTCATCATTGACGCGCACACTCGCATGGTGATGGGGTTTCATATCGGGGCGCGCTCACCTGGCCAGGAGGAGGTCGGATGGGCAATGCAAATGGCCATGCTCAGCAAGCGCGATCTACTGAACCGATTAGGCCTGGGGCATCTTGAATGGTTGGCGCGAGGTGTAGCCGAGATGATCTTCGGTGACAACGCGTGGGAATTCCACGGCGGCGCCACACGAGCTGGCTGCGACGAGTTGGGGATTTCACTCGCGTACTGCCCGAGCCGTGCACCATGGTTCAAAGGCCGTGTGGAGCGGTTCATGCGCACGATAGCAGAACAACTCTTCCATTTGATTCCGGGAACGACTTGGTCGAATACCAAGGATCGAGGAGAGTACCCGTCCGAGAAGCTTGCGTGTGTGACCCTCGAACAGCTAACGGTGTTTGTCGTGCGCTGGATTGTGGAGTGTTACCAGCACGCGCCACATCGTGGCTTGAAGGGCAGGACACCGTTTCAGGCATGGCAGGAAAGCGCACGGCTGGCCCCTATCTACATGCCGGCCGATCCCGATCAGCTTTCCGTTGCGTTCTCGGACACCATCATGCGTCCGATCACGAACAGTGGCGTGACGTTTGATCACCTGTCGTACAACTCCAGTGCGTTGCAACTGCTTCGCCACAGCATATCGGACGACGAAAAAGTCAAGGTGCGGTATTTCAACGAGCAGACCAGCTTTGTCTACGTCTACGACCCAAGGCAGAAGGAATACCTTCGCGTTGATTGCACCGATCCAGATTACACGAAGGATTTGACCAGATGGATGCACAACGAAGTCACCGGCGCCATGCGAGACAGCAGCATCGATATCAACCCTGTCTCGCTTCGAAAAGCGCGTATCCGTCTCGCAGACGACATTGCCAAGGCGGAGCTTGATCAGAAACTCAAGAAGCGCAAATGGGTTGCTCAGATTAAGGGGAAGTCGAGCAAGGATCTTTTGTTGGGAGCCGCTGGCGGGAATGCCGTGGACGATTCCGCCCAGTCCGATCAAGTGGATCCCATGGTCGTCAGATTCGATAGTGTTCCTGAATTTTATGTTACGAAGCGCACTGAACGGTAA
- a CDS encoding TniB family NTP-binding protein: MKRFNVRKSIVEHPDFVAALKSIEEIHQWLRESGEAGCLATIGESGAGKSTVLECYRAQFPVREEVLRRHVPVLYVIVPAVPTVRSLAEAMLIALGEIAQAGQSSARLTEQIVKLVHGCGVEIIMLDEFQHFVEGDRRSLRQVANWLKVLLDRLPAAVVLAGLPSLLGVLRVNGQLRRRFSRVTEMRPFNVNTDEGAKTFIGVMQALAKDMPLPMTDIADKRVVMKLYYATAGLVDYMCKLLNGAYQVAERRGGKSVTLNDFAAAFRVHIWKDAPPSRDPFDSKFNGVPLDQPGEPFAEDVQ, encoded by the coding sequence ATGAAGCGATTTAATGTCCGTAAAAGCATTGTCGAACATCCCGACTTCGTTGCTGCGCTCAAGAGCATCGAGGAGATCCATCAATGGCTGCGGGAATCCGGTGAAGCAGGGTGTCTGGCGACGATCGGGGAGTCCGGGGCCGGGAAATCGACCGTGCTCGAATGCTATCGTGCCCAATTCCCGGTGCGAGAGGAGGTGTTGCGCCGGCACGTGCCGGTTCTCTATGTCATCGTGCCTGCCGTACCGACTGTCAGATCTTTGGCTGAAGCTATGTTGATTGCCTTGGGTGAAATTGCGCAAGCGGGTCAATCGAGTGCGCGCCTGACGGAGCAGATTGTCAAACTGGTACACGGCTGTGGCGTGGAGATCATCATGCTCGACGAGTTTCAGCACTTCGTCGAGGGCGACCGCCGTTCGCTGAGACAGGTTGCGAACTGGTTGAAGGTGCTGTTGGACCGGCTCCCAGCTGCTGTTGTGCTCGCGGGGCTGCCGTCGCTGCTGGGTGTGCTGCGAGTCAATGGGCAATTGCGGCGCCGGTTTTCTCGCGTGACGGAGATGCGTCCGTTCAATGTGAATACCGACGAAGGCGCCAAAACGTTCATTGGCGTGATGCAGGCGCTCGCCAAAGATATGCCATTGCCGATGACGGATATTGCCGACAAGCGTGTCGTAATGAAGTTGTACTACGCAACTGCAGGACTGGTGGACTACATGTGCAAGCTGTTGAACGGTGCTTACCAGGTTGCCGAGCGACGCGGTGGGAAAAGTGTCACGCTGAACGATTTTGCCGCGGCGTTTCGCGTTCATATCTGGAAGGATGCACCGCCTTCTCGCGATCCCTTCGATTCGAAGTTTAATGGCGTTCCGCTTGACCAACCGGGTGAACCGTTTGCGGAGGACGTGCAATGA
- a CDS encoding MFS transporter, translating into MNRATVVDVQTFINEQPFGGFQWLVFLMCFVIVLLDGFDTAAIGFIAPSLLGEWNLTKPDLAPVLSAALFGLACGALVSGPLSDRLGRRSLLLGSVFLFGVACFVSAFSTTIGHLTILRFITGLGLGAAMPNAVTMMGEFCPDKRRATVINLMFCGFPLGAAFGGFLAAWMIPHFGWRSVLMLGGVTPLLLGVLLLLKMPESVRFMVASGQAVDKIRATLARISRDALNAGSFTMTEAAPQTGGKGLGVVLSRSYIVGSVMLWIAYFMGLVIFYASINWMPILLKDAGLTPKSATLISALFPLGGVGAVLCGVLMDRFNANRVIAVCYALTAVSVYAIGQAAGNVGLLVLVVFVAGVLMNTAQSSMPALAAAFYPTEGRGTGVAWMLGVGRFGGIAGSFLVAELTRRHFTFAGVFATIAVAGVLACIALLIKQMARPHGVAQPAGKIESLGH; encoded by the coding sequence ATGAATCGCGCAACCGTGGTCGACGTCCAGACCTTCATCAACGAGCAGCCGTTCGGCGGCTTTCAATGGCTCGTGTTCCTCATGTGTTTCGTGATCGTGCTGCTCGACGGCTTCGATACGGCCGCGATCGGCTTCATCGCGCCGTCGCTGCTCGGCGAATGGAACCTGACCAAGCCCGATCTCGCGCCCGTGCTGAGCGCCGCGCTGTTCGGCCTCGCGTGCGGCGCGCTCGTGTCGGGCCCGCTGTCCGACCGGCTCGGGCGCCGCTCGCTGCTGCTCGGCTCGGTATTCCTGTTCGGTGTCGCGTGCTTCGTGTCCGCGTTCTCGACGACCATCGGACACCTGACGATCCTGCGCTTCATCACCGGCCTCGGGCTCGGCGCGGCGATGCCGAACGCGGTCACGATGATGGGCGAATTCTGTCCGGACAAGCGCCGCGCGACCGTGATCAACCTGATGTTCTGCGGCTTCCCGCTCGGTGCCGCGTTCGGCGGTTTCCTGGCCGCGTGGATGATTCCGCATTTCGGCTGGCGCAGCGTGCTGATGCTCGGCGGCGTGACGCCGCTGCTGCTCGGCGTGCTGTTGCTGCTGAAGATGCCTGAATCGGTGCGTTTCATGGTCGCGAGCGGCCAGGCCGTCGACAAGATCCGCGCAACGCTCGCGCGCATCTCGCGCGACGCGCTGAATGCCGGCTCGTTCACGATGACCGAAGCCGCGCCGCAGACGGGCGGCAAGGGGCTCGGCGTCGTGCTGTCGCGCTCGTACATCGTCGGCTCCGTGATGCTGTGGATCGCGTACTTCATGGGCCTCGTGATCTTCTACGCGTCGATCAACTGGATGCCGATCCTGCTGAAGGATGCCGGCCTGACGCCGAAGAGCGCGACGCTGATCTCGGCGCTGTTCCCGCTCGGCGGCGTGGGCGCCGTGCTGTGCGGCGTGCTGATGGACCGCTTCAACGCGAACCGCGTGATCGCCGTGTGCTATGCGCTGACGGCGGTGAGCGTGTATGCGATCGGGCAGGCGGCCGGCAACGTCGGGCTGCTCGTGCTGGTCGTGTTCGTGGCCGGCGTGCTGATGAACACCGCGCAATCGTCGATGCCGGCGCTTGCCGCCGCGTTCTATCCGACCGAGGGGCGCGGCACCGGTGTCGCGTGGATGCTCGGCGTCGGCCGCTTCGGCGGGATCGCCGGGTCGTTCCTCGTCGCCGAACTGACGCGCCGGCACTTCACGTTCGCGGGTGTGTTCGCGACGATCGCCGTCGCGGGCGTGCTCGCGTGCATCGCGCTGCTGATCAAGCAGATGGCGCGGCCGCATGGCGTCGCGCAGCCGGCAGGCAAGATCGAATCGCTCGGACATTGA
- a CDS encoding LysE family translocator codes for MEFLTLSALPAGMLFALVTSITPGPNNTMLLASGVNFGFRRTMPHLFGISIGVAILMLCVGFGLGEAFKRMPLLYTILEAASVAYLLYLAWRIGTSGEVKANGGKPRPMTFIEAAAFQWVNPKAWMMVLTAATTVRLSADYGMNAAWMAVVFILIGFPCICLWAAFGLGLRRFLSNQRALRIFNVTMAVLLILSLYPLIAHLLPQ; via the coding sequence ATGGAATTCCTCACCCTGAGCGCGCTGCCAGCCGGTATGCTGTTCGCGCTCGTCACGTCGATCACGCCCGGCCCGAACAACACGATGCTGCTCGCATCCGGCGTCAATTTCGGTTTCCGCCGCACGATGCCGCACCTGTTCGGCATCAGCATCGGCGTCGCGATCCTGATGCTCTGCGTCGGCTTCGGCCTCGGCGAAGCGTTCAAGCGCATGCCGCTGCTGTACACGATCCTCGAAGCCGCAAGCGTCGCGTACCTGCTCTACCTCGCGTGGCGCATCGGCACGTCGGGCGAAGTGAAGGCGAACGGCGGCAAGCCGCGGCCGATGACGTTCATCGAAGCCGCCGCGTTCCAGTGGGTCAACCCGAAAGCCTGGATGATGGTGCTGACCGCCGCGACGACAGTCCGCCTGTCCGCCGACTACGGCATGAACGCCGCGTGGATGGCCGTCGTGTTCATCCTGATCGGCTTTCCGTGCATCTGCCTGTGGGCCGCGTTCGGCCTCGGCCTGCGCCGCTTCCTGTCGAACCAACGCGCATTGCGCATCTTCAACGTGACGATGGCCGTGCTGCTGATCCTGTCGCTGTATCCGCTCATCGCGCACCTGCTGCCGCAGTGA
- a CDS encoding TniQ family protein: MTTPLLLGVAPHRGESLSSLLHRVAEVNGLSGPGMVLRRAGVAAARPRFASEVDALARVCRLSPKLLRAMTPMNIGAMDCNGVKHPKISLYGHWVEPDAILVGANERVCPMCIAEHRHVLGVNAYVFATCCAVHGVQLHDRCPSCRRDVSSMRPGLARCQCGTDLGSAACQPATPDELMITRLIDRRWRMSFEHDVRDCPPGVPSDFAALDLGELLRALSFLYRVSGATIGSTDKGLRSKAIHELVPRMQKIGQIMSDWPRGFAELVNAKRQYRPRSGSILSSVRSVEHISLRLFTELPEPPFAFLHRALVDAIGSPVV, encoded by the coding sequence ATGACGACCCCTCTTCTTCTTGGCGTTGCTCCGCATCGCGGAGAGTCGCTTTCGTCGTTGCTGCATCGCGTTGCCGAGGTCAACGGGTTGAGTGGACCAGGGATGGTCCTGCGCCGCGCCGGCGTGGCTGCTGCTCGGCCGCGCTTTGCGTCGGAGGTTGATGCGCTTGCCCGTGTTTGCCGGCTTTCCCCGAAACTGCTCCGTGCGATGACACCGATGAACATAGGCGCGATGGACTGTAACGGGGTGAAGCACCCGAAGATCAGCTTGTACGGTCACTGGGTTGAGCCCGATGCAATCCTGGTCGGCGCCAACGAGCGCGTATGCCCGATGTGTATCGCCGAGCACCGACATGTGCTGGGCGTGAATGCTTACGTATTCGCGACGTGCTGCGCTGTCCACGGCGTCCAACTCCACGATCGCTGTCCGAGCTGTCGACGTGATGTGTCGTCCATGCGACCGGGTCTTGCGCGTTGTCAGTGCGGGACGGATCTCGGGTCGGCCGCGTGTCAACCCGCGACGCCGGACGAATTGATGATCACTCGGCTCATCGATCGACGCTGGCGCATGAGCTTTGAGCATGACGTGCGGGACTGTCCGCCAGGCGTCCCTTCCGATTTCGCGGCGCTTGACCTTGGGGAGTTGCTGCGCGCGCTTTCGTTTCTCTATCGCGTCAGTGGTGCAACGATCGGGTCGACAGACAAGGGGCTGCGCTCGAAGGCTATTCATGAGCTTGTGCCGCGCATGCAGAAAATCGGACAGATCATGTCGGACTGGCCTCGGGGATTCGCGGAACTGGTCAACGCAAAACGGCAATACCGACCTCGGTCGGGTTCGATCCTGAGTTCGGTCCGGAGCGTTGAGCACATTTCCTTGCGTTTGTTCACGGAGTTGCCGGAGCCACCGTTTGCGTTCCTTCATCGTGCATTGGTCGACGCAATTGGCAGTCCGGTGGTGTAG
- a CDS encoding helix-turn-helix domain-containing protein, translating to MTPFSNALVYYRKRAGLSQTNVATQLGVAIQYVWKLERAVKPPPSTEQIERIAAVLGMSNADVASLLEAALDSQRKLQLPDDLHSDTLRLINRLVRASTRLSGDEVTLLDELVARLDR from the coding sequence ATGACTCCATTCTCAAATGCATTGGTGTACTACCGAAAGCGAGCTGGTCTCAGTCAAACGAATGTGGCCACGCAACTTGGGGTCGCGATTCAATATGTCTGGAAGCTCGAGCGCGCGGTTAAGCCGCCGCCATCGACCGAACAAATTGAGCGGATAGCTGCGGTGCTCGGCATGAGCAACGCCGATGTCGCCTCATTGCTCGAGGCCGCTCTGGACTCGCAAAGGAAATTGCAGTTACCCGACGACCTGCACTCAGATACTTTGCGCCTGATCAATCGCCTGGTGCGAGCGTCGACGCGTCTAAGCGGTGACGAAGTCACCTTGCTTGATGAACTGGTGGCGAGGCTGGATCGGTAA
- a CDS encoding antitoxin Xre/MbcA/ParS toxin-binding domain-containing protein, with amino-acid sequence MVDESGEPEGFDAKKWLCAWLHEEVPSLGWKKPITYLDTADGEELVARTLLSMQTGAYR; translated from the coding sequence ATGGTCGACGAGTCAGGCGAGCCGGAGGGATTTGATGCGAAAAAGTGGTTGTGTGCGTGGCTACACGAAGAGGTGCCGTCACTCGGGTGGAAGAAGCCAATTACGTATCTCGATACCGCCGACGGAGAGGAACTGGTGGCCCGGACGCTGCTGAGTATGCAGACAGGCGCCTACCGCTAG